A region of Diadema setosum chromosome 15, eeDiaSeto1, whole genome shotgun sequence DNA encodes the following proteins:
- the LOC140238729 gene encoding neuropeptides B/W receptor type 1-like codes for MNPSHPTSIFALIFYSIQFLLGIPGNLMIIVVYGKKKRKISTDILIISQGIIDFSASLLAPINILKSIADRFTTRVICRIALFGNNSLAFASLFLTAAIAVDRYFIVCRPFNKKASNRRALAFAIVCSVLGGSLTCTKLIFVEGYESEQGQKICLVVDTYHILDTLEAWLKTSGFVLALVVSSVMYGQIYCTIRKQVKIHAQLVSGASRLNYESGQSSNGTTLRDTNVGVTETQVTRSDLNPTSKDSPAVLSNPKESSAEAEHGSSSPSYLQATAEVLDQDLTSLTNAGENKSHLATASVCIRPRHKVTDRGENRTTKMLMAVTVILLASWLPPIVFFHLRDSTVELIEQSVTAETLVYIGKRLPGYNHVINFFVYALMNKRFRVDCMRLFRHSR; via the coding sequence ATGAATCCCTCTCACCCGACGAGCATATTCGCCCTCATTTTCTACAGCATCCAGTTTCTTCTTGGCATTCCCGGAAACCTGATGATCATTGTCGTCTACGGGAAAAAGAAGCGAAAGATCAGCACCGATATCCTGATCATTTCTCAAGGCATCATAGACTTTTCCGCCTCTCTCCTGGCCCCAATCAACATACTGAAGTCGATCGCCGATCGGTTCACCACCAGGGTGATCTGCCGGATAGCTCTCTTCGGCAACAACTCGCTCGCCTTTGCGTCCCTTTTTCTCACAGCCGCCATCGCCGTTGATCGCTACTTCATTGTCTGCCGCCCGTTCAACAAGAAGGCGTCGAATCGTCGAGCTCTCGCCTTCGCCATCGTGTGTTCCGTGCTTGGAGGTTCGTTGACCTGCACGAAGCTGATATTTGTCGAAGGATACGAGTCTGAGCAGGGCCAGAAGATCTGCCTTGTCGTTGACACATACCACATTTTGGACACCCTCGAGGCTTGGCTAAAAACATCAGGGTTTGTACTCGCCCTCGTCGTGAGCTCCGTCATGTATGGACAAATCTACTGCACTATTCGGAAGCAGGTTAAAATCCACGCCCAACTGGTGAGTGGAGCGTCTCGACTCAATTACGAAAGTGGACAATCAAGCAACGGAACTACGCTGCGAGACACCAACGTAGGAGTCACAGAAACGCAAGTCACCCGGAGCGACCTCAACCCGACCAGCAAAGATTCCCCAGCGGTGCTCAGCAATCCGAAGGAGTCTTCCGCGGAGGCTGAGCATGGGTCGTCGAGTCCCTCTTATCTGCAGGCCACGGCTGAGGTCCTAGACCAAGACTTAACTTCGCTGACAAACGCCGGAGAAAACAAGTCCCATCTTGCGACGGCGAGCGTGTGCATACGACCTCGTCACAAAGTGACAGATCGTGGCGAAAACCGAACAACCAAGATGCTAATGGCGGTGACTGTTATTCTTCTAGCGTCTTGGCTACCGCCCATCGTGTTCTTTCATCTCCGGGATAGCACTGTAGAGCTTATTGAACAATCTGTAACGGCCGAAACATTGGTCTATATCGGGAAGCGCCTTCCCGGTTATAATCATGTGATCAATTTCTTTGTGTACGCGCTAATGAACAAGAGATTTCGTGTCGATTGCATGAGGTTGTTTAGGCACTCCCGATAG